A DNA window from Deltaproteobacteria bacterium contains the following coding sequences:
- a CDS encoding carboxymuconolactone decarboxylase family protein — translation MSTVPLVEYETASPEVKAVFDDIKRARNVPDVNNFWKALANHPDILKRIWETLQEVMRPGALDAVTKELIYMAVSITNNCDYCIHSHTAAASAKGMTPAQYQEFLAVVGMAHQTNALSTGMKIPVDRQFLAASTQEH, via the coding sequence ATGTCTACCGTTCCCCTCGTGGAGTACGAAACTGCATCGCCGGAGGTCAAAGCTGTCTTCGATGACATCAAGCGCGCCCGCAACGTGCCGGATGTGAACAACTTCTGGAAAGCGCTGGCGAATCATCCCGATATTCTGAAGCGCATCTGGGAGACGCTGCAAGAGGTCATGCGCCCTGGGGCGCTCGATGCTGTGACGAAAGAGTTGATTTATATGGCGGTGTCGATTACCAACAACTGCGACTACTGTATCCATTCGCACACGGCGGCGGCTTCCGCCAAAGGCATGACTCCTGCGCAGTATCAAGAGTTCTTGGCCGTTGTGGGCATGGCGCATCAAACCAATGCGCTCTCCACCGGGATGAAGATTCCGGTGGACCGGCAGTTCTTAGCGGCCTCGACACAAGAACACTGA
- the npdG gene encoding NADPH-dependent F420 reductase, with protein MKIAILGGTGEQGPGLALRWATAGEEVIIGSRQKEKGEKVAIELNQELGKELIRGTDNVTAAAAAEIVVLTVPYSAHIGTLESVKEQCKGKIFVDVSVPLDPDNARRVIMPAAGSASEEAQQVLGPEVKVVCALQNISAHLLRDINAEIDCDVLVCGDKDARPTVMRLIEKIGGGIKAISAGPLEAARQIEPITALLIRLNILNKVHSAGMRITGLPTA; from the coding sequence GTGAAAATCGCAATTTTAGGCGGGACCGGTGAACAAGGCCCTGGCTTGGCCTTGCGCTGGGCCACAGCTGGCGAGGAAGTCATCATTGGCTCGCGCCAAAAGGAGAAAGGCGAAAAGGTCGCCATCGAATTGAACCAAGAACTCGGGAAAGAACTGATTCGCGGGACAGATAATGTCACGGCGGCCGCAGCGGCGGAGATCGTCGTGCTGACCGTCCCCTACTCTGCCCACATCGGTACGCTCGAATCCGTCAAGGAACAGTGTAAAGGCAAAATCTTCGTCGATGTCTCGGTGCCGCTCGATCCCGATAACGCTCGGCGCGTCATCATGCCGGCGGCAGGTTCGGCCAGCGAAGAGGCGCAACAAGTGCTGGGTCCCGAAGTGAAAGTCGTGTGCGCGCTGCAGAACATCTCCGCCCACCTGCTACGCGATATCAACGCCGAGATCGACTGCGACGTGCTGGTGTGCGGCGATAAAGACGCGCGTCCCACCGTCATGCGGCTCATCGAGAAAATCGGTGGCGGCATCAAGGCCATCAGCGCCGGACCCCTCGAAGCCGCACGTCAGATCGAGCCGATTACCGCGCTCCTCATCCGCCTCAATATCCTCAACAAGGTCCACTCGGCGGGAATGCGGATTACCGGGTTGCCGACGGCGTAA
- a CDS encoding serine protease, which translates to MPPHHASAPVLGTERMGSGVLIDPAGYILTVNYIVIGAARVQVGMLDNNQYEAEVVAQDFASGVAVLKVSNSGFPAVPLRSSADLEPGTEVFMVASSDDAAGRRVGGGFLSSLGVYEAYWEYRLDRALVCSAMNPGLGGGPMFDMQGRMIGVVSLNLAEVAKFSLAIPVEHYLDHRDELLRYGRRVSRPSRSWIGMYSYPLRDHMVLAGVLPKGPGDKAGLKAGDVLLAVDGQEIADRNTLYTYLWSKPAGETLLFRVFRNNGFRDIAVLSGNIEEFFG; encoded by the coding sequence GTGCCTCCGCACCACGCGTCCGCGCCGGTGTTAGGCACGGAACGGATGGGTTCCGGTGTCTTGATTGACCCGGCTGGGTATATTCTCACCGTCAACTACATCGTCATCGGGGCCGCCAGAGTGCAAGTTGGCATGTTAGACAACAACCAATATGAAGCCGAAGTGGTCGCGCAGGATTTCGCGAGCGGCGTTGCCGTCCTCAAAGTCTCGAATAGCGGCTTCCCCGCCGTCCCGCTGCGCTCGAGCGCGGACCTCGAGCCTGGCACCGAAGTCTTCATGGTGGCCAGCAGCGACGACGCCGCCGGCAGACGCGTAGGCGGAGGATTCCTCTCGTCTCTCGGCGTCTATGAAGCGTACTGGGAGTACCGTCTAGATCGTGCGCTGGTGTGCTCGGCGATGAATCCCGGGTTAGGTGGTGGCCCAATGTTCGATATGCAAGGACGCATGATTGGGGTCGTTTCCCTCAATCTTGCCGAGGTCGCGAAGTTTTCCCTGGCGATTCCGGTCGAACATTATCTGGACCATCGAGACGAGCTCTTGCGCTATGGCAGACGTGTCAGTCGCCCTTCTCGCTCGTGGATCGGGATGTACTCGTATCCGTTGCGGGATCATATGGTGTTGGCTGGAGTGTTGCCGAAAGGTCCCGGCGACAAAGCCGGATTGAAAGCCGGAGATGTGCTGTTGGCGGTCGACGGCCAGGAAATCGCCGACCGCAACACGCTCTATACCTATCTCTGGAGCAAACCCGCAGGAGAGACCCTGTTGTTTCGCGTGTTTCGGAACAACGGCTTTCGGGACATCGCCGTTCTTTCCGGCAACATCGAAGAATTTTTCGGATAA
- a CDS encoding alpha/beta fold hydrolase yields the protein MDATIDGLRLHYTQEGQGSDLFLVHGLGGNLHDWDACVPELARHHRVTRWDARGFGESDKPAGPYSPQLFARDLAGVFRACGIARAHVAGISMGGVIAQRFALDFPDLVDALILVSTSSEVGSQSQAAWEKTATIIEQRGFSTSIAAAQRAYSPGFAQAHPDRVQATAACTAQNDPRAYAAAARAIGNYNWTADLSRLPAPTLILQGRDDALTPPGGSIKMSRVLPHARLLMIPDCGHVVTEEKPELFVGTVLAFLAGVDFCRSSATV from the coding sequence ATGGACGCTACGATTGATGGGCTGCGTTTGCACTACACCCAAGAAGGACAAGGGTCCGATCTTTTTCTCGTGCACGGCTTGGGCGGGAACCTCCACGACTGGGATGCCTGCGTTCCCGAGCTGGCGCGGCATCACCGCGTCACGCGTTGGGATGCGCGTGGGTTTGGCGAATCCGATAAACCGGCTGGGCCGTATTCCCCGCAATTATTCGCGCGGGACCTCGCCGGTGTGTTCCGCGCCTGCGGTATTGCGCGCGCGCATGTGGCTGGCATTTCTATGGGTGGGGTGATCGCGCAGCGGTTCGCGCTCGACTTTCCCGACTTGGTCGACGCGCTGATTCTCGTCAGCACCTCCAGCGAAGTGGGATCTCAGTCGCAAGCCGCGTGGGAAAAGACGGCGACGATCATCGAACAACGCGGATTCTCCACATCCATCGCCGCTGCGCAACGGGCGTATTCTCCGGGATTTGCCCAGGCGCATCCTGACCGCGTGCAGGCTACAGCCGCGTGCACGGCTCAGAACGATCCGCGCGCTTATGCCGCCGCCGCGAGAGCCATTGGCAATTACAATTGGACGGCGGACTTGAGCCGCCTGCCGGCACCAACATTGATTCTCCAAGGACGAGACGATGCGCTGACGCCTCCCGGAGGGTCGATCAAAATGAGCCGCGTGCTTCCGCATGCGCGCTTACTCATGATCCCGGACTGCGGCCACGTGGTGACCGAGGAGAAGCCGGAATTGTTCGTCGGCACCGTGCTGGCCTTTCTAGCCGGAGTCGATTTTTGCCGCTCATCCGCCACGGTATGA
- a CDS encoding MBL fold metallo-hydrolase — MNNWITPEGFKTGIEEVAPKVYAYVQAFGELGVSNAGLLVDKDGAMAVDALMVPSMTKRFLAAIKKVTKKSVTKLVNTHHHIDHSGGNFLFKEAEIISHAYCRDEIVRTGTPAEFFQKRIPRFAAEFPKLKLAAPKVTFEERMTFHHAEREVELRHLGPAHTFGDAFVYLPKEKILFAGDIAFYYVTPLAFQGHVGNWIKVADRILKMDVDLIVPGHGPLGGKKELREMRTYLVMIRREAKKRFDLGMTPEQAARDLNLGIYARWREPERILPNVMRLYQEFRNELDQPLDAIAMFEGMRQLRAEWHGHDAGEPDMCCT; from the coding sequence ATGAACAACTGGATTACTCCTGAAGGATTCAAGACTGGGATCGAGGAAGTAGCCCCGAAAGTCTATGCCTATGTCCAGGCGTTTGGAGAGCTAGGCGTCAGCAACGCCGGACTGTTGGTCGATAAAGATGGCGCGATGGCCGTGGATGCGTTGATGGTGCCGTCCATGACCAAGCGCTTTCTCGCAGCGATTAAGAAAGTGACCAAGAAGTCGGTTACCAAACTCGTCAACACGCACCATCATATCGACCACAGCGGCGGCAATTTTCTCTTCAAAGAAGCGGAGATCATTAGTCACGCCTACTGTCGAGACGAAATCGTACGCACCGGCACGCCCGCCGAATTTTTCCAAAAGCGCATTCCGCGCTTCGCCGCCGAGTTCCCGAAACTCAAGCTGGCCGCGCCCAAAGTGACCTTTGAAGAGCGGATGACGTTTCACCATGCGGAGCGCGAAGTGGAGTTACGTCACCTGGGACCGGCGCACACGTTCGGCGATGCCTTCGTCTATCTGCCGAAAGAGAAAATCCTCTTCGCCGGAGATATCGCCTTTTACTATGTGACGCCGCTCGCCTTCCAAGGTCACGTGGGCAATTGGATTAAAGTGGCGGACCGCATTCTCAAGATGGATGTCGATCTCATTGTACCCGGCCATGGCCCGCTCGGCGGCAAGAAAGAGCTGCGCGAGATGCGCACGTACTTGGTGATGATTCGCCGCGAGGCCAAGAAACGTTTTGATCTGGGCATGACGCCGGAGCAAGCGGCGCGCGACCTGAACCTCGGCATTTATGCCCGCTGGCGCGAACCGGAGCGGATTCTCCCCAACGTTATGCGGCTCTACCAAGAGTTCAGAAACGAACTCGATCAACCGCTTGATGCCATCGCCATGTTCGAGGGCATGCGCCAGCTCCGCGCCGAGTGGCACGGCCACGACGCTGGTGAGCCGGACATGTGCTGCACGTAA
- a CDS encoding response regulator transcription factor, with protein sequence MDRIHIALVEDNRQFLEEVRALLDETPLVEVGESYTSGDAALAGIAHTCPDIALVDLGLPGLSGTEVVRGLAERGCSTQCIVLTAYDDDAHLFAALQAGAVGYLVKDEASLPGLVQALLDVRDGGAPMSLGIARRVLDAFRERSGRSQETCLAELTPRECEILEYRVQGFSTKKVAQVLHISYETVRRHQKTIYEKLHVHSMIEAIATVKTAPEAPHFRQQFHPKASGKP encoded by the coding sequence ATGGATCGTATCCACATCGCTCTGGTCGAAGATAATCGTCAGTTTCTCGAAGAGGTCCGCGCCCTGCTCGACGAGACCCCATTGGTCGAGGTCGGTGAGAGCTACACTTCGGGAGACGCCGCGCTTGCTGGCATTGCCCACACCTGTCCGGATATCGCGCTAGTAGATCTGGGCTTGCCGGGGCTGTCGGGGACGGAGGTTGTGCGTGGTCTTGCCGAGCGTGGATGTTCGACGCAGTGCATCGTCTTGACCGCCTACGACGATGACGCGCATCTGTTCGCAGCCCTGCAGGCTGGGGCGGTCGGCTATTTGGTCAAAGATGAAGCCTCTTTGCCCGGGCTCGTGCAGGCGCTGTTGGACGTGCGGGACGGTGGCGCGCCCATGTCGTTGGGCATTGCCCGTCGGGTGCTCGACGCTTTCCGCGAACGTTCGGGACGCTCTCAGGAGACATGTCTTGCGGAACTCACGCCGCGCGAGTGCGAGATTTTAGAGTACCGCGTCCAAGGCTTCTCGACCAAGAAAGTCGCCCAGGTGCTGCACATTAGTTATGAAACCGTCCGCCGCCATCAGAAAACCATTTACGAAAAGCTGCATGTGCATTCGATGATCGAGGCCATTGCCACGGTCAAGACCGCTCCCGAGGCTCCACACTTCCGGCAGCAATTCCATCCCAAAGCGAGTGGCAAACCATAA
- the cysK gene encoding cysteine synthase A, which yields MSRLFKDITETIGHTPLVRLNRLTQGLHAEVYAKLEFFNPLGSIKDRIGNNMITVAEKAGKLTPDTVIIEPTSGNTGIALAFVAAARGYRIILTMPDSMSIERRNLLLLLGAELVLTPAQEGMPGAIRKAEELAKSFPRAFIPQQFENPANPEVHRRTTAIEIWEDTDGAVDIFITGVGTGGTITGVAEVIKPLKPSFRAIAVEPERSPVLSGGAPGAHQIQGIGAGFVPQILNTKMIDEIMRVRDEDALTTARRLAREEGIPAGISSGATAWAALQVAARLENKGKMIVVIMASSAERYLSTALVEDL from the coding sequence ATGTCACGTCTATTCAAAGACATCACCGAAACGATTGGCCACACGCCATTAGTCCGTCTCAACCGCCTCACCCAAGGGTTGCATGCTGAAGTCTATGCGAAACTGGAGTTCTTCAATCCCTTGGGCAGCATCAAAGACCGTATCGGCAACAACATGATCACCGTCGCCGAGAAAGCCGGCAAACTCACGCCGGATACTGTGATCATCGAACCCACCAGCGGCAATACCGGTATCGCCTTGGCTTTCGTGGCTGCGGCACGCGGCTATCGCATCATTCTGACCATGCCGGATTCCATGAGTATAGAAAGACGGAACCTGCTCCTGCTCTTGGGCGCGGAACTGGTACTGACTCCAGCCCAGGAAGGAATGCCGGGCGCCATTCGCAAAGCGGAAGAATTGGCGAAAAGCTTTCCGCGTGCGTTCATCCCGCAGCAGTTCGAGAACCCAGCCAACCCAGAAGTGCACCGTCGCACGACGGCGATCGAGATTTGGGAAGACACCGACGGCGCGGTCGATATCTTCATCACCGGCGTCGGTACCGGCGGCACTATCACGGGCGTGGCGGAAGTCATTAAGCCGCTGAAGCCGAGCTTTCGCGCTATTGCGGTCGAGCCGGAGCGCTCTCCCGTCCTTTCCGGCGGCGCGCCGGGAGCGCATCAAATTCAGGGGATCGGCGCAGGGTTCGTACCGCAGATCTTAAACACAAAGATGATCGACGAAATTATGCGCGTCCGGGACGAAGATGCGCTGACGACCGCGCGTCGTCTCGCCCGAGAGGAAGGGATTCCCGCCGGCATCAGCAGCGGCGCCACTGCCTGGGCGGCGTTGCAAGTCGCCGCCCGGCTTGAAAATAAAGGCAAAATGATCGTCGTGATTATGGCCAGCTCGGCGGAGCGCTACCTCAGTACGGCGTTGGTGGAGGATTTGTAG
- a CDS encoding VOC family protein — protein MVDLEKYQSRRAELKRRYVSEEVPATQPVVTGGVDHLALICSDLETTIRFYTEVLGMRLTKVMANRDEPTSTHIFLDMGGGNQLAFFDFPLKGPDRTMRGVGSMHHVALKATPEKFRAVVMTLKEKQVQHSLHGTEASGSVYVRDPDDILVEVTTGY, from the coding sequence ATGGTCGATCTGGAAAAGTATCAATCTCGGCGGGCCGAGTTAAAGCGGCGCTATGTATCGGAAGAGGTCCCAGCTACTCAGCCAGTCGTGACTGGTGGCGTCGATCATCTCGCGCTCATCTGTTCCGACCTGGAGACGACTATCCGCTTTTACACGGAAGTGCTGGGCATGCGGCTCACCAAAGTAATGGCGAACCGCGATGAACCAACCTCGACGCATATCTTCCTCGACATGGGCGGCGGCAATCAGCTCGCCTTCTTCGACTTTCCGTTGAAAGGGCCGGATCGAACCATGCGTGGTGTCGGCAGCATGCATCACGTCGCCCTCAAGGCGACACCGGAAAAATTCCGCGCCGTTGTAATGACGCTCAAGGAGAAGCAGGTGCAGCACTCGCTGCACGGGACGGAAGCCTCAGGCTCGGTCTACGTCCGCGATCCGGACGACATTCTTGTTGAAGTGACGACGGGGTATTAG
- a CDS encoding retroviral-like aspartic protease family protein — translation MGMTYVHAKVSRPDRRSHPLDVRFLVDTGAVYTVLPEKIWQALKLKPQRTVEFSLADGTLIERGVSECRFTIEGHSATSPVVLGQAEDSPLLGAVTLETVGLMVNPLNRELLPMRLMLARLRVVSA, via the coding sequence ATGGGAATGACATACGTGCATGCTAAGGTCAGTAGACCGGATCGCCGCAGTCACCCGCTCGACGTGCGTTTTCTGGTGGACACGGGTGCGGTCTATACTGTTTTGCCTGAAAAGATCTGGCAGGCCCTCAAGCTGAAACCGCAACGCACGGTGGAATTTTCCCTAGCGGATGGCACCCTCATCGAGCGCGGCGTTTCCGAGTGCCGTTTTACTATCGAAGGGCACAGCGCAACGTCGCCAGTCGTGCTCGGGCAAGCAGAAGACAGTCCGCTGCTGGGAGCTGTCACCCTTGAAACGGTAGGACTCATGGTCAACCCGCTGAATCGCGAACTTTTACCAATGCGTCTGATGCTAGCGCGTTTGCGTGTGGTCTCAGCCTAA